From the Takifugu flavidus isolate HTHZ2018 chromosome 12, ASM371156v2, whole genome shotgun sequence genome, one window contains:
- the LOC130534485 gene encoding cylicin-1 isoform X12 translates to MTSILKAPDGAGAVAVQQPVTDPPGTLQPPAEGQELEDPVKMEGEKSPRGCATENKQLWSMDSSESSDSEDEGICDKEKKKKKTLKKKKKKKDSGSSSSSSSPSSDSDSEDSSSEDKKDKKKKKKKKKKKDSSSCDSSSDSSSSDSEDEKKKKKKKTKKKKKDSSSSCDSSSSDSEDEKKKKKDKKKKKKKKKDSSSSDSSSSDSEDEKKKKKKKKKKDSCSSSDSSSDSDDDKKKKKKKRDKKKKKKKKKKPKKKKNKDSSSSSDSSSSDSDDDKKKKKKKKDKKKKKKKDKKKKDSSCSSDSSSSDSDDDKKKKKKKDKKKKKKKDKKKKKDSSSSSDSSSSDSEDGKKKKDKKKKDKEQRDPDASTDGEKASEGEEDVGADQSLCELQAKEEGKVSSTQAGGAHSVPNEPDDGHLSDDEGEDEPKKDKKKKKKKEKSSSSSDSECDKKKKKKKKKEKSSSSSDSECDKKKKKKKKKKKKKASSSSDSSSSSSSSSSSSDSEDDKKKKKKKDKKKKKKKDKKKKKDSSSDSSSESSSDDGKKKKKKNKKKKNKKDKKKGKKKDSSSSSSESSCDSDKENKKKKKKEEKKEKADGDQSAEPKTDPGSAGATISLQGDSKPDPATYVSSVQIPGKLEKLDPPPAASDPLAGRSSLGVLQQSPLRRPTSPMESLMERHGEPGSRTSTLTSSDLLKPYRFYQK, encoded by the exons ATGACATCCATCCTCAAAG CTCCTGATGGAGCAGGGGCTGTAGCTGTACAGCAGCCGGTGACAGATCCACCTGGTACCTTACAGCCTCCTGCTGAGGGACAGGAACTTGAAGACCCAGTCAaaatggagggagaaaagagtCCTCGGGGGTGTGCCACAGAAAACAAGCAG CTGTGGTCTATGGACAGCTCTGAGTCCTCAGACAGCGAGGATGAGGGGATTTGtgacaaagagaagaagaagaagaagacactgaagaagaaaaagaaaaagaaa GActcaggttcctcctcttcatcctcctcgccgtcctccGACAGTGACAGTGAG GATTCATCTTCTGAAGATAAAAaggacaagaaaaagaagaagaagaagaagaagaagaag GATTCATCTTCATGCGATAGTTCCTCTGATAGTTCCTCTTCTGACagtgaagatgaaaaaaagaagaaaaagaagaaaacaaagaagaagaagaag GATTCATCTTCTTCATGCGATAGTTCCTCTTCTGACagtgaagatgaaaaaaagaagaaaaaggacaagaaaaagaagaagaagaagaaaaag GATTCATCCTCATCTGATAGTTCATCTTCTGACAGTgaagatgaaaagaagaagaagaagaagaaaaagaaaaag gattcatgctcttcatcagATAGTTCTTCTGACAGCGACgatgacaagaagaaaaagaagaagaaaagggacaagaagaaaaagaagaaaaagaaaaagaagcccaaaaagaagaagaataag gattcatcctcttcatcgGATAGTTCATCTTCTGACAGTGACgatgacaagaagaagaaaaagaagaaaaaggacaagaagaaaaagaagaaaaaggacaaaaagaagaag GATTCATCCTGTTCATCGGATAGTTCATCTTCTGACAGTGATgatgacaagaagaaaaagaagaaaaaagacaaaaagaaaaagaagaagaaggacaaaaagaagaagaag gattcttcttcttcgtctgaTAGTTCATCATCTGACAGTGAGgatggaaagaagaaaaaggacaaaaagaagaag GATAAAGAGCAGAGAGATCCTGATGCTTCAACTG ATGGGGAAAAGGCctctgagggagaggaagatGTCGGCGCTGACCAG AGCCTGTGTGAGCTCCAAGCAAAGGAAGAGGGAAAAGTGTCGTCCACGCAGGCTG gaggagcacacTCGGTCCCCAACGAGCCTGACGATGGACATCTGAGTGATGACGAGGGAGAGGATGAACCcaagaaggacaagaagaagaaaaagaagaaggag aaatccAGCTCTTCCTCTGATAGTGAATgtgacaagaagaagaagaagaagaaaaagaaggag aaatccAGCTCTTCGTCTGATAGTGAATgtgacaagaagaagaagaagaaaaagaaaaagaaaaagaag AAGGCCAGTTCCTCCTctgacagctcctcctcctcctcttcatcatcctcctcttctgataGTGAAGATGACAAG aagaagaagaagaaaaaggacaagaaaaagaaaaagaagaaagacaagaagaagaaaaag gattcttcttctgattcctccagTGAATCTTCCAGCGACGAcggtaaaaagaagaaaaagaaaaacaagaaaaag AAAAATAAGAAGGATAAGAAGAAGGGCAAAAAGAAG GACTCAAGTTCCAGTTCATCAGAGAGTTCCTGTGACAGTGAtaaggaaaacaaaaagaagaagaaaaaagaggagaaaaag GAAAAAGCTGATGGAGACCAAAGCGCTGAGCCAAAAACTGATCCTGGATCAGCTGGGGCCACAATCTCCCTGCAGGGCGACAGCAAGCCGGATCCTGCCACTTACGTGTCCTCGGTGCAGATCCCGGGAAAGCTGGAAAAGCTGGATCCGCCCCCTGCTGCCTCTGACCCCCTGGCTGGCCGCTCCTCTCTGGGGGTCCTACAGCAGTCCCCCCTCCGCCGGCCTACCAGTCCCATGGAGTCCCTGATGGAGAGGCACGGAGAACCTGGGAGCCGCACCAGTAccctgacctcctctgaccTACTGAAGCCCTACAGATTTTACCAGAAATAA
- the LOC130534485 gene encoding cylicin-2 isoform X8, which produces MTSILKAPDGAGAVAVQQPVTDPPGTLQPPAEGQELEDPVKMEGEKSPRGCATENKQLWSMDSSESSDSEDEGICDKEKKKKKTLKKKKKKKDSGSSSSSSSPSSDSDSEDSSSEDKKDKKKKKKKKKKKDSSSSCDSSSDSSSSDSEDEKKKKKDKKKKKTKKKKKKKKDSSSSCDSSSSDSEDEKKKKKDKKKKKKKKKDSSSSDSSSSDSEDEKKKKKKKKKKDSCSSSDSSSDSDDDKKKKKKKRDKKKKKKKKKKPKKKKNKDSSSSSDSSSSDSDDDKKKKKKKKDKKKKKKKDKKKKDSSCSSDSSSSDSDDDKKKKKKKDKKKKKKKDKKKKKDSSSSSDSSSSDSEDGKKKKDKKKKDKEQRDPDASTDGEKASEGEEDVGADQSLCELQAKEEGKVSSTQAGGAHSVPNEPDDGHLSDDEGEDEPKKDKKKKKKKEKSSSSSDSECDKKKKKKKKKEKSSSSSDSECDKKKKKKKKKKKKKASSSSDSSSSSSSSSSSSDSEDDKKKKKKKDKKKKKKKDKKKKKDSSSDSSSESSSDDGKKKKKKNKKKKNKKDKKKGKKKDSSSSSSESSCDSDKENKKKKKKEEKKEKADGDQSAEPKTDPGSAGATISLQGDSKPDPATYVSSVQIPGKLEKLDPPPAASDPLAGRSSLGVLQQSPLRRPTSPMESLMERHGEPGSRTSTLTSSDLLKPYRFYQK; this is translated from the exons ATGACATCCATCCTCAAAG CTCCTGATGGAGCAGGGGCTGTAGCTGTACAGCAGCCGGTGACAGATCCACCTGGTACCTTACAGCCTCCTGCTGAGGGACAGGAACTTGAAGACCCAGTCAaaatggagggagaaaagagtCCTCGGGGGTGTGCCACAGAAAACAAGCAG CTGTGGTCTATGGACAGCTCTGAGTCCTCAGACAGCGAGGATGAGGGGATTTGtgacaaagagaagaagaagaagaagacactgaagaagaaaaagaaaaagaaa GActcaggttcctcctcttcatcctcctcgccgtcctccGACAGTGACAGTGAG GATTCATCTTCTGAAGATAAAAaggacaagaaaaagaagaagaagaagaagaagaagaag GATTCATCTTCTTCATGCGATAGTTCCTCTGATAGTTCCTCTTCTGACagtgaagatgaaaaaaagaagaaaaaggacaagaagaagaagaaaacaaagaagaaaaagaagaagaagaag GATTCATCTTCTTCATGCGATAGTTCCTCTTCTGACagtgaagatgaaaaaaagaagaaaaaggacaagaaaaagaagaagaagaagaaaaag GATTCATCCTCATCTGATAGTTCATCTTCTGACAGTgaagatgaaaagaagaagaagaagaagaaaaagaaaaag gattcatgctcttcatcagATAGTTCTTCTGACAGCGACgatgacaagaagaaaaagaagaagaaaagggacaagaagaaaaagaagaaaaagaaaaagaagcccaaaaagaagaagaataag gattcatcctcttcatcgGATAGTTCATCTTCTGACAGTGACgatgacaagaagaagaaaaagaagaaaaaggacaagaagaaaaagaagaaaaaggacaaaaagaagaag GATTCATCCTGTTCATCGGATAGTTCATCTTCTGACAGTGATgatgacaagaagaaaaagaagaaaaaagacaaaaagaaaaagaagaagaaggacaaaaagaagaagaag gattcttcttcttcgtctgaTAGTTCATCATCTGACAGTGAGgatggaaagaagaaaaaggacaaaaagaagaag GATAAAGAGCAGAGAGATCCTGATGCTTCAACTG ATGGGGAAAAGGCctctgagggagaggaagatGTCGGCGCTGACCAG AGCCTGTGTGAGCTCCAAGCAAAGGAAGAGGGAAAAGTGTCGTCCACGCAGGCTG gaggagcacacTCGGTCCCCAACGAGCCTGACGATGGACATCTGAGTGATGACGAGGGAGAGGATGAACCcaagaaggacaagaagaagaaaaagaagaaggag aaatccAGCTCTTCCTCTGATAGTGAATgtgacaagaagaagaagaagaagaaaaagaaggag aaatccAGCTCTTCGTCTGATAGTGAATgtgacaagaagaagaagaagaaaaagaaaaagaaaaagaag AAGGCCAGTTCCTCCTctgacagctcctcctcctcctcttcatcatcctcctcttctgataGTGAAGATGACAAG aagaagaagaagaaaaaggacaagaaaaagaaaaagaagaaagacaagaagaagaaaaag gattcttcttctgattcctccagTGAATCTTCCAGCGACGAcggtaaaaagaagaaaaagaaaaacaagaaaaag AAAAATAAGAAGGATAAGAAGAAGGGCAAAAAGAAG GACTCAAGTTCCAGTTCATCAGAGAGTTCCTGTGACAGTGAtaaggaaaacaaaaagaagaagaaaaaagaggagaaaaag GAAAAAGCTGATGGAGACCAAAGCGCTGAGCCAAAAACTGATCCTGGATCAGCTGGGGCCACAATCTCCCTGCAGGGCGACAGCAAGCCGGATCCTGCCACTTACGTGTCCTCGGTGCAGATCCCGGGAAAGCTGGAAAAGCTGGATCCGCCCCCTGCTGCCTCTGACCCCCTGGCTGGCCGCTCCTCTCTGGGGGTCCTACAGCAGTCCCCCCTCCGCCGGCCTACCAGTCCCATGGAGTCCCTGATGGAGAGGCACGGAGAACCTGGGAGCCGCACCAGTAccctgacctcctctgaccTACTGAAGCCCTACAGATTTTACCAGAAATAA
- the LOC130534485 gene encoding uncharacterized protein LOC130534485 isoform X2 — protein sequence MTSILKAPDGAGAVAVQQPVTDPPGTLQPPAEGQELEDPVKMEGEKSPRGCATENKQLWSMDSSESSDSEDEGICDKEKKKKKTLKKKKKKKDSGSSSSSSSPSSDSDSEDSSSEDKKDKKKKKKKKKKDSSSSCDSSSDSSSSDSEDEKKKKKDKKKKKTKKKKKKKKDSSSCDSSSDSSSSDSEDEKKKKKKKTKKKKKDSSSSCDSSSSDSEDEKKKKKDKKKKKKKKKDSSSSDSSSSDSEDEKKKKKKKKKKDSCSSSDSSSDSDDDKKKKKKKRDKKKKKKKKKKPKKKKNKDSSSSSDSSSSDSDDDKKKKKKKKDKKKKKKKDKKKKDSSCSSDSSSSDSDDDKKKKKKKDKKKKKKKDKKKKKDSSSSSDSSSSDSEDGKKKKDKKKKDKEQRDPDASTDGEKASEGEEDVGADQSLCELQAKEEGKVSSTQAGGAHSVPNEPDDGHLSDDEGEDEPKKDKKKKKKKEKSSSSSDSECDKKKKKKKKKEKSSSSSDSECDKKKKKKKKKKKKKASSSSDSSSSSSSSSSSSDSEDDKKKKKKKDKKKKKKKDKKKKKDSSSDSSSESSSDDGKKKKKKNKKKKNKKDKKKGKKKDSSSSSSESSCDSDKENKKKKKKEEKKEKADGDQSAEPKTDPGSAGATISLQGDSKPDPATYVSSVQIPGKLEKLDPPPAASDPLAGRSSLGVLQQSPLRRPTSPMESLMERHGEPGSRTSTLTSSDLLKPYRFYQK from the exons ATGACATCCATCCTCAAAG CTCCTGATGGAGCAGGGGCTGTAGCTGTACAGCAGCCGGTGACAGATCCACCTGGTACCTTACAGCCTCCTGCTGAGGGACAGGAACTTGAAGACCCAGTCAaaatggagggagaaaagagtCCTCGGGGGTGTGCCACAGAAAACAAGCAG CTGTGGTCTATGGACAGCTCTGAGTCCTCAGACAGCGAGGATGAGGGGATTTGtgacaaagagaagaagaagaagaagacactgaagaagaaaaagaaaaagaaa GActcaggttcctcctcttcatcctcctcgccgtcctccGACAGTGACAGTGAG GATTCATCTTCTGAAGATAAAAaggacaagaaaaagaagaagaagaagaagaagaag GATTCATCTTCTTCATGCGATAGTTCCTCTGATAGTTCCTCTTCTGACagtgaagatgaaaaaaagaagaaaaaggacaagaagaagaagaaaacaaagaagaaaaagaagaagaagaag GATTCATCTTCATGCGATAGTTCCTCTGATAGTTCCTCTTCTGACagtgaagatgaaaaaaagaagaaaaagaagaaaacaaagaagaagaagaag GATTCATCTTCTTCATGCGATAGTTCCTCTTCTGACagtgaagatgaaaaaaagaagaaaaaggacaagaaaaagaagaagaagaagaaaaag GATTCATCCTCATCTGATAGTTCATCTTCTGACAGTgaagatgaaaagaagaagaagaagaagaaaaagaaaaag gattcatgctcttcatcagATAGTTCTTCTGACAGCGACgatgacaagaagaaaaagaagaagaaaagggacaagaagaaaaagaagaaaaagaaaaagaagcccaaaaagaagaagaataag gattcatcctcttcatcgGATAGTTCATCTTCTGACAGTGACgatgacaagaagaagaaaaagaagaaaaaggacaagaagaaaaagaagaaaaaggacaaaaagaagaag GATTCATCCTGTTCATCGGATAGTTCATCTTCTGACAGTGATgatgacaagaagaaaaagaagaaaaaagacaaaaagaaaaagaagaagaaggacaaaaagaagaagaag gattcttcttcttcgtctgaTAGTTCATCATCTGACAGTGAGgatggaaagaagaaaaaggacaaaaagaagaag GATAAAGAGCAGAGAGATCCTGATGCTTCAACTG ATGGGGAAAAGGCctctgagggagaggaagatGTCGGCGCTGACCAG AGCCTGTGTGAGCTCCAAGCAAAGGAAGAGGGAAAAGTGTCGTCCACGCAGGCTG gaggagcacacTCGGTCCCCAACGAGCCTGACGATGGACATCTGAGTGATGACGAGGGAGAGGATGAACCcaagaaggacaagaagaagaaaaagaagaaggag aaatccAGCTCTTCCTCTGATAGTGAATgtgacaagaagaagaagaagaagaaaaagaaggag aaatccAGCTCTTCGTCTGATAGTGAATgtgacaagaagaagaagaagaaaaagaaaaagaaaaagaag AAGGCCAGTTCCTCCTctgacagctcctcctcctcctcttcatcatcctcctcttctgataGTGAAGATGACAAG aagaagaagaagaaaaaggacaagaaaaagaaaaagaagaaagacaagaagaagaaaaag gattcttcttctgattcctccagTGAATCTTCCAGCGACGAcggtaaaaagaagaaaaagaaaaacaagaaaaag AAAAATAAGAAGGATAAGAAGAAGGGCAAAAAGAAG GACTCAAGTTCCAGTTCATCAGAGAGTTCCTGTGACAGTGAtaaggaaaacaaaaagaagaagaaaaaagaggagaaaaag GAAAAAGCTGATGGAGACCAAAGCGCTGAGCCAAAAACTGATCCTGGATCAGCTGGGGCCACAATCTCCCTGCAGGGCGACAGCAAGCCGGATCCTGCCACTTACGTGTCCTCGGTGCAGATCCCGGGAAAGCTGGAAAAGCTGGATCCGCCCCCTGCTGCCTCTGACCCCCTGGCTGGCCGCTCCTCTCTGGGGGTCCTACAGCAGTCCCCCCTCCGCCGGCCTACCAGTCCCATGGAGTCCCTGATGGAGAGGCACGGAGAACCTGGGAGCCGCACCAGTAccctgacctcctctgaccTACTGAAGCCCTACAGATTTTACCAGAAATAA
- the LOC130534485 gene encoding uncharacterized protein LOC130534485 isoform X10 — MTSILKAPDGAGAVAVQQPVTDPPGTLQPPAEGQELEDPVKMEGEKSPRGCATENKQLWSMDSSESSDSEDEGICDKEKKKKKTLKKKKKKKDSGSSSSSSSPSSDSDSEDSSSEDKKDKKKKKKKKKKDSSSSCDSSSDSSSSDSEDEKKKKKDKKKKKTKKKKKDSSSSCDSSSSDSEDEKKKKKDKKKKKKKKKDSSSSDSSSSDSEDEKKKKKKKKKKDSCSSSDSSSDSDDDKKKKKKKRDKKKKKKKKKKPKKKKNKDSSSSSDSSSSDSDDDKKKKKKKKDKKKKKKKDKKKKDSSCSSDSSSSDSDDDKKKKKKKDKKKKKKKDKKKKKDSSSSSDSSSSDSEDGKKKKDKKKKDKEQRDPDASTDGEKASEGEEDVGADQSLCELQAKEEGKVSSTQAGGAHSVPNEPDDGHLSDDEGEDEPKKDKKKKKKKEKSSSSSDSECDKKKKKKKKKEKSSSSSDSECDKKKKKKKKKKKKKASSSSDSSSSSSSSSSSSDSEDDKKKKKKKDKKKKKKKDKKKKKDSSSDSSSESSSDDGKKKKKKNKKKKNKKDKKKGKKKDSSSSSSESSCDSDKENKKKKKKEEKKEKADGDQSAEPKTDPGSAGATISLQGDSKPDPATYVSSVQIPGKLEKLDPPPAASDPLAGRSSLGVLQQSPLRRPTSPMESLMERHGEPGSRTSTLTSSDLLKPYRFYQK, encoded by the exons ATGACATCCATCCTCAAAG CTCCTGATGGAGCAGGGGCTGTAGCTGTACAGCAGCCGGTGACAGATCCACCTGGTACCTTACAGCCTCCTGCTGAGGGACAGGAACTTGAAGACCCAGTCAaaatggagggagaaaagagtCCTCGGGGGTGTGCCACAGAAAACAAGCAG CTGTGGTCTATGGACAGCTCTGAGTCCTCAGACAGCGAGGATGAGGGGATTTGtgacaaagagaagaagaagaagaagacactgaagaagaaaaagaaaaagaaa GActcaggttcctcctcttcatcctcctcgccgtcctccGACAGTGACAGTGAG GATTCATCTTCTGAAGATAAAAaggacaagaaaaagaagaagaagaagaagaagaag GATTCATCTTCTTCATGCGATAGTTCCTCTGATAGTTCCTCTTCTGACagtgaagatgaaaaaaagaagaaaaaggacaagaa aaagaagaaaacaaagaagaagaagaag GATTCATCTTCTTCATGCGATAGTTCCTCTTCTGACagtgaagatgaaaaaaagaagaaaaaggacaagaaaaagaagaagaagaagaaaaag GATTCATCCTCATCTGATAGTTCATCTTCTGACAGTgaagatgaaaagaagaagaagaagaagaaaaagaaaaag gattcatgctcttcatcagATAGTTCTTCTGACAGCGACgatgacaagaagaaaaagaagaagaaaagggacaagaagaaaaagaagaaaaagaaaaagaagcccaaaaagaagaagaataag gattcatcctcttcatcgGATAGTTCATCTTCTGACAGTGACgatgacaagaagaagaaaaagaagaaaaaggacaagaagaaaaagaagaaaaaggacaaaaagaagaag GATTCATCCTGTTCATCGGATAGTTCATCTTCTGACAGTGATgatgacaagaagaaaaagaagaaaaaagacaaaaagaaaaagaagaagaaggacaaaaagaagaagaag gattcttcttcttcgtctgaTAGTTCATCATCTGACAGTGAGgatggaaagaagaaaaaggacaaaaagaagaag GATAAAGAGCAGAGAGATCCTGATGCTTCAACTG ATGGGGAAAAGGCctctgagggagaggaagatGTCGGCGCTGACCAG AGCCTGTGTGAGCTCCAAGCAAAGGAAGAGGGAAAAGTGTCGTCCACGCAGGCTG gaggagcacacTCGGTCCCCAACGAGCCTGACGATGGACATCTGAGTGATGACGAGGGAGAGGATGAACCcaagaaggacaagaagaagaaaaagaagaaggag aaatccAGCTCTTCCTCTGATAGTGAATgtgacaagaagaagaagaagaagaaaaagaaggag aaatccAGCTCTTCGTCTGATAGTGAATgtgacaagaagaagaagaagaaaaagaaaaagaaaaagaag AAGGCCAGTTCCTCCTctgacagctcctcctcctcctcttcatcatcctcctcttctgataGTGAAGATGACAAG aagaagaagaagaaaaaggacaagaaaaagaaaaagaagaaagacaagaagaagaaaaag gattcttcttctgattcctccagTGAATCTTCCAGCGACGAcggtaaaaagaagaaaaagaaaaacaagaaaaag AAAAATAAGAAGGATAAGAAGAAGGGCAAAAAGAAG GACTCAAGTTCCAGTTCATCAGAGAGTTCCTGTGACAGTGAtaaggaaaacaaaaagaagaagaaaaaagaggagaaaaag GAAAAAGCTGATGGAGACCAAAGCGCTGAGCCAAAAACTGATCCTGGATCAGCTGGGGCCACAATCTCCCTGCAGGGCGACAGCAAGCCGGATCCTGCCACTTACGTGTCCTCGGTGCAGATCCCGGGAAAGCTGGAAAAGCTGGATCCGCCCCCTGCTGCCTCTGACCCCCTGGCTGGCCGCTCCTCTCTGGGGGTCCTACAGCAGTCCCCCCTCCGCCGGCCTACCAGTCCCATGGAGTCCCTGATGGAGAGGCACGGAGAACCTGGGAGCCGCACCAGTAccctgacctcctctgaccTACTGAAGCCCTACAGATTTTACCAGAAATAA
- the LOC130534485 gene encoding cylicin-2 isoform X9, whose product MTSILKAPDGAGAVAVQQPVTDPPGTLQPPAEGQELEDPVKMEGEKSPRGCATENKQLWSMDSSESSDSEDEGICDKEKKKKKTLKKKKKKKDSGSSSSSSSPSSDSDSEDSSSEDKKDKKKKKKKKKKKDSSSSCDSSSDSSSSDSEDEKKKKKDKKKKKTKKKKKDSSSSCDSSSSDSEDEKKKKKDKKKKKKKKKDSSSSDSSSSDSEDEKKKKKKKKKKDSCSSSDSSSDSDDDKKKKKKKRDKKKKKKKKKKPKKKKNKDSSSSSDSSSSDSDDDKKKKKKKKDKKKKKKKDKKKKDSSCSSDSSSSDSDDDKKKKKKKDKKKKKKKDKKKKKDSSSSSDSSSSDSEDGKKKKDKKKKDKEQRDPDASTDGEKASEGEEDVGADQSLCELQAKEEGKVSSTQAGGAHSVPNEPDDGHLSDDEGEDEPKKDKKKKKKKEKSSSSSDSECDKKKKKKKKKEKSSSSSDSECDKKKKKKKKKKKKKASSSSDSSSSSSSSSSSSDSEDDKKKKKKKDKKKKKKKDKKKKKDSSSDSSSESSSDDGKKKKKKNKKKKNKKDKKKGKKKDSSSSSSESSCDSDKENKKKKKKEEKKEKADGDQSAEPKTDPGSAGATISLQGDSKPDPATYVSSVQIPGKLEKLDPPPAASDPLAGRSSLGVLQQSPLRRPTSPMESLMERHGEPGSRTSTLTSSDLLKPYRFYQK is encoded by the exons ATGACATCCATCCTCAAAG CTCCTGATGGAGCAGGGGCTGTAGCTGTACAGCAGCCGGTGACAGATCCACCTGGTACCTTACAGCCTCCTGCTGAGGGACAGGAACTTGAAGACCCAGTCAaaatggagggagaaaagagtCCTCGGGGGTGTGCCACAGAAAACAAGCAG CTGTGGTCTATGGACAGCTCTGAGTCCTCAGACAGCGAGGATGAGGGGATTTGtgacaaagagaagaagaagaagaagacactgaagaagaaaaagaaaaagaaa GActcaggttcctcctcttcatcctcctcgccgtcctccGACAGTGACAGTGAG GATTCATCTTCTGAAGATAAAAaggacaagaaaaagaagaagaagaagaagaagaagaag GATTCATCTTCTTCATGCGATAGTTCCTCTGATAGTTCCTCTTCTGACagtgaagatgaaaaaaagaagaaaaaggacaagaa aaagaagaaaacaaagaagaagaagaag GATTCATCTTCTTCATGCGATAGTTCCTCTTCTGACagtgaagatgaaaaaaagaagaaaaaggacaagaaaaagaagaagaagaagaaaaag GATTCATCCTCATCTGATAGTTCATCTTCTGACAGTgaagatgaaaagaagaagaagaagaagaaaaagaaaaag gattcatgctcttcatcagATAGTTCTTCTGACAGCGACgatgacaagaagaaaaagaagaagaaaagggacaagaagaaaaagaagaaaaagaaaaagaagcccaaaaagaagaagaataag gattcatcctcttcatcgGATAGTTCATCTTCTGACAGTGACgatgacaagaagaagaaaaagaagaaaaaggacaagaagaaaaagaagaaaaaggacaaaaagaagaag GATTCATCCTGTTCATCGGATAGTTCATCTTCTGACAGTGATgatgacaagaagaaaaagaagaaaaaagacaaaaagaaaaagaagaagaaggacaaaaagaagaagaag gattcttcttcttcgtctgaTAGTTCATCATCTGACAGTGAGgatggaaagaagaaaaaggacaaaaagaagaag GATAAAGAGCAGAGAGATCCTGATGCTTCAACTG ATGGGGAAAAGGCctctgagggagaggaagatGTCGGCGCTGACCAG AGCCTGTGTGAGCTCCAAGCAAAGGAAGAGGGAAAAGTGTCGTCCACGCAGGCTG gaggagcacacTCGGTCCCCAACGAGCCTGACGATGGACATCTGAGTGATGACGAGGGAGAGGATGAACCcaagaaggacaagaagaagaaaaagaagaaggag aaatccAGCTCTTCCTCTGATAGTGAATgtgacaagaagaagaagaagaagaaaaagaaggag aaatccAGCTCTTCGTCTGATAGTGAATgtgacaagaagaagaagaagaaaaagaaaaagaaaaagaag AAGGCCAGTTCCTCCTctgacagctcctcctcctcctcttcatcatcctcctcttctgataGTGAAGATGACAAG aagaagaagaagaaaaaggacaagaaaaagaaaaagaagaaagacaagaagaagaaaaag gattcttcttctgattcctccagTGAATCTTCCAGCGACGAcggtaaaaagaagaaaaagaaaaacaagaaaaag AAAAATAAGAAGGATAAGAAGAAGGGCAAAAAGAAG GACTCAAGTTCCAGTTCATCAGAGAGTTCCTGTGACAGTGAtaaggaaaacaaaaagaagaagaaaaaagaggagaaaaag GAAAAAGCTGATGGAGACCAAAGCGCTGAGCCAAAAACTGATCCTGGATCAGCTGGGGCCACAATCTCCCTGCAGGGCGACAGCAAGCCGGATCCTGCCACTTACGTGTCCTCGGTGCAGATCCCGGGAAAGCTGGAAAAGCTGGATCCGCCCCCTGCTGCCTCTGACCCCCTGGCTGGCCGCTCCTCTCTGGGGGTCCTACAGCAGTCCCCCCTCCGCCGGCCTACCAGTCCCATGGAGTCCCTGATGGAGAGGCACGGAGAACCTGGGAGCCGCACCAGTAccctgacctcctctgaccTACTGAAGCCCTACAGATTTTACCAGAAATAA